Proteins co-encoded in one Streptomyces sp. SLBN-31 genomic window:
- the brxD gene encoding BREX system ATP-binding protein BrxD: MSTTGSQRPAQVSAARRRTVIDALRRGAVPDSGLDLLATGLDRFEAALDAELDAVASGGSVFKAVRGEYGSGKTFFTRWLGERAKRRNFAVAEIQVSENETPLHRLETVYRRLTERLTTSSFPPSALRPVVDAWFYALEEDALASGATEDELPSEVEKLLVARLAEVSRHAPSFATALRGYRAALADGDEATAAAVLAWLGGQPHVAASARRTAGVRGDLDHFGALGFLQGLLTVLRDSGHTGLFVVLDEVETLQRVRSDARDKALNALRQLIDEVHSGRFPGLYLVITGTPAFYDGQQGVQRLAPLAQRLATDFTTDPRFDNPRAVQIRLPGFNQESLVGLGLTIRDLYADAAEAPERVRKVVDDAYVADLALAVGGALGGKVGVAPRLFLKKLVGDVLDRVDQFDDFDPRQHYRLTVTGSELTDVERNLAATVSGGSTSADDIDLEL; encoded by the coding sequence GTGAGCACCACCGGATCCCAGCGCCCCGCACAGGTGAGCGCCGCCCGTCGTCGTACCGTCATCGACGCGCTGCGGCGCGGTGCCGTGCCCGACAGCGGGCTCGACCTGCTGGCCACCGGACTCGACCGGTTCGAGGCGGCCCTGGATGCGGAACTGGACGCAGTGGCGTCCGGCGGATCCGTGTTCAAGGCCGTGCGGGGCGAGTACGGGTCCGGCAAGACGTTCTTCACCCGCTGGCTGGGGGAGCGGGCCAAGCGCCGTAACTTCGCCGTCGCCGAGATCCAGGTCTCGGAGAACGAGACCCCCCTGCACCGGCTGGAGACGGTCTACCGGCGGCTCACCGAACGGCTCACCACTTCCAGTTTCCCGCCCAGCGCGCTGCGGCCCGTGGTCGACGCATGGTTCTATGCCCTGGAGGAGGACGCCCTCGCGTCCGGCGCGACCGAGGACGAGCTTCCGAGCGAGGTGGAGAAGCTGCTTGTCGCACGGCTCGCCGAGGTCTCCCGGCACGCTCCGTCCTTCGCCACCGCTCTGCGCGGTTACCGGGCTGCCCTCGCGGACGGCGACGAGGCAACCGCCGCGGCCGTCCTGGCGTGGCTCGGCGGCCAGCCGCACGTCGCGGCCTCGGCCCGCAGGACCGCCGGCGTGCGCGGCGACCTCGACCACTTCGGCGCCCTCGGGTTCCTGCAGGGGCTCCTCACCGTGCTGCGCGACTCAGGGCACACCGGGCTGTTCGTCGTCCTCGACGAAGTGGAGACACTACAGCGGGTCCGGTCGGACGCCCGCGACAAGGCGCTCAACGCGCTGCGGCAGCTCATCGACGAGGTGCACTCCGGCCGCTTCCCCGGTCTTTACCTGGTCATCACGGGCACGCCGGCCTTCTACGACGGTCAACAGGGCGTGCAGCGCCTTGCCCCGCTCGCGCAGCGGCTGGCCACCGACTTCACCACCGACCCGCGCTTCGACAACCCTCGCGCCGTACAGATCAGGCTCCCCGGCTTCAACCAGGAGTCCCTGGTCGGACTCGGCCTCACCATTCGTGACCTGTATGCCGACGCCGCAGAAGCGCCGGAACGCGTGCGGAAGGTCGTCGACGACGCGTACGTCGCGGACCTCGCGCTGGCAGTCGGCGGAGCGCTGGGCGGGAAGGTCGGAGTGGCCCCCCGGCTGTTCCTGAAGAAACTCGTGGGGGACGTACTCGACCGCGTGGACCAGTTCGACGACTTCGACCCCCGGCAGCACTACCGGCTCACCGTCACAGGCAGTGAACTCACCGACGTCGAGCGGAACCTGGCTGCAACGGTCTCCGGGGGCTCCACATCAGCCGACGACATCGATCTGGAGCTGTGA
- a CDS encoding DUF262 domain-containing protein, which produces MAALDNVKLKDVLADVASGSLQLPDFQRNWKWDDDRIRAIIATVTLDYPLGVVMTLQTGGATRFRSRTLTGARPDGDPSADLLLLDGQQRLTSLFQALWLDAPVETADARGKPIERWYYVDIAKAVGPSADRDEAILSVPADKVLRTDFNRTVVLDLSTTEDECAAGLFPLHLVFDAQRVNQWKKSYIKADEDRNWDLWGQFDESVLQQVRAFQVPMIRLAASTSMDAVCAVFERVNTGGVPLNVFELLTATYAGDRDYVEETGDYYQLPEVWREIKQGLAAKYPVFGRLDSGIENGLSSIDFLQAIALVRTWERKQAGTGATVSCKRRDLLELPLADFVRLAPKLAEAFAWVGDFLERQCIVRPSDLPYKTQLVPLAAVRAILDTALDGLGAEEKTEQWYWCGVLGEMYGGSTETRFTRDVEQLVPWIAQDDRAPDTVTDAFFFADRLDSLTTRNSAAYKGIYALLIKQGAVDWHYTDSPLSPGRLDEYSVDVRQIFPKTWFRRGNSQGLPTNSIVNKTPLSYRAAMDMTGAPASYLSTMVAASDMRPEWFDDVLATHLIDPDALRDNDYERFYNDRSKQLQDLVHAAMGKRTMLRDLAEGDAR; this is translated from the coding sequence GTGGCGGCACTGGACAATGTGAAGCTGAAAGACGTACTCGCGGACGTGGCATCGGGCTCCTTACAGTTGCCCGACTTCCAGCGGAACTGGAAGTGGGACGACGACCGGATCCGCGCGATCATCGCGACAGTGACGCTCGACTACCCGCTCGGCGTCGTGATGACGCTGCAGACCGGCGGCGCCACCCGGTTCCGCTCCCGGACACTCACCGGGGCACGCCCGGACGGGGATCCGAGCGCGGACCTTCTCCTGCTGGACGGGCAGCAGCGCCTGACCTCTCTCTTCCAGGCCCTGTGGCTGGACGCCCCCGTCGAGACTGCGGATGCCCGGGGCAAGCCCATCGAGCGGTGGTACTACGTCGACATCGCGAAGGCCGTCGGTCCGTCCGCTGACCGTGACGAGGCCATCCTGTCCGTCCCGGCGGACAAGGTGCTCCGCACCGACTTCAACCGCACGGTGGTGCTGGATCTGAGCACTACCGAGGACGAGTGCGCGGCCGGTCTCTTCCCTCTGCATCTCGTCTTCGACGCCCAGCGTGTGAACCAGTGGAAGAAGTCCTACATCAAGGCGGACGAGGACCGGAACTGGGACCTGTGGGGCCAGTTCGACGAGTCGGTTCTCCAGCAGGTCCGTGCCTTCCAGGTCCCGATGATCCGACTGGCCGCCTCCACCTCCATGGACGCCGTGTGCGCCGTGTTCGAGCGTGTCAACACGGGCGGTGTGCCCCTGAACGTCTTCGAACTGCTCACCGCGACCTACGCCGGGGACCGCGACTATGTGGAAGAGACCGGGGACTACTACCAACTCCCCGAAGTGTGGCGGGAAATCAAGCAGGGGCTGGCGGCCAAGTACCCGGTCTTCGGTCGTCTGGACAGCGGCATCGAAAACGGGCTGAGCAGCATCGACTTCCTGCAGGCCATCGCCTTGGTACGCACCTGGGAACGGAAGCAGGCGGGCACCGGGGCGACGGTGTCCTGCAAGCGCCGGGATCTGCTGGAACTCCCGCTGGCCGACTTCGTCCGCCTGGCTCCGAAACTCGCCGAGGCCTTCGCCTGGGTGGGCGACTTCCTGGAACGGCAGTGCATCGTCCGTCCGAGCGACCTGCCGTACAAGACCCAGCTCGTCCCGCTCGCGGCCGTCCGCGCCATCCTCGACACAGCGCTGGACGGCCTGGGAGCGGAGGAAAAGACCGAGCAGTGGTACTGGTGCGGGGTCCTCGGCGAGATGTACGGCGGCTCCACCGAGACCCGCTTCACCCGTGACGTCGAGCAGCTCGTCCCCTGGATCGCGCAGGACGACCGGGCGCCCGACACCGTCACGGACGCGTTCTTCTTCGCCGACCGCCTCGACAGCCTCACCACCCGCAACAGCGCCGCCTACAAGGGGATCTACGCCCTGCTGATCAAGCAGGGTGCGGTGGACTGGCACTACACGGACAGTCCGCTCAGCCCTGGCCGGCTCGACGAGTACAGCGTGGACGTCCGGCAGATCTTCCCCAAGACCTGGTTCCGCCGGGGCAACAGCCAGGGTCTGCCCACGAACTCCATCGTGAACAAGACACCCCTGTCCTACCGCGCGGCGATGGACATGACCGGGGCGCCGGCGTCGTACTTGTCCACCATGGTCGCCGCCTCCGACATGCGCCCCGAATGGTTCGACGACGTCCTCGCCACCCACCTCATCGATCCGGATGCGCTCCGCGACAACGACTACGAACGGTTCTACAACGACCGTTCCAAGCAGTTGCAGGACCTCGTGCACGCCGCGATGGGCAAGAGGACCATGCTCCGTGACCTCGCGGAGGGCGACGCCCGATGA
- a CDS encoding CBS domain-containing protein, with protein sequence MTTSPSGQDLAALKGRTVPVQDILDLFQVRVRDHRTVHRISQALTDAGLTTLPDFAVCGLRSNVDVVPLASVPAQAAPADAEEDETEEALPSAALPQRLLLGDIPSARRGLVSVGPGTPLAQTTFLMRTKGVAQVPVTTGMAQIHGVVTWGSVAKMYEAGKQPTLDNAMEKDSLPVADTRQEFFSALPVIREHGYLLVRGDDGCLSGLVTAADVTDRFEGAARPFFIVGEIESLLRRCLGAALDKETIKAVQTNKKPEHRTGQVSDLMFGDYLRLLDGDQTKTSLAEAADANWEALKWPNMPREQFIGRLKRVKDIRNRIAHFDEKPLPQEMIDELTTFAKLLRAFVS encoded by the coding sequence ATGACGACTTCACCGAGCGGGCAGGACCTGGCCGCGCTCAAGGGCAGGACCGTGCCTGTTCAGGACATCCTCGACCTGTTTCAAGTGAGAGTCCGCGACCACCGGACGGTGCACCGCATCTCGCAGGCGCTCACGGACGCGGGGCTGACGACGCTTCCGGACTTCGCCGTCTGCGGCCTGCGTAGCAACGTCGACGTGGTGCCGCTCGCGTCCGTTCCCGCACAGGCCGCCCCCGCCGACGCTGAGGAGGACGAGACGGAGGAGGCGCTGCCCTCGGCTGCCCTTCCGCAGCGTCTGCTGCTCGGGGACATTCCGTCGGCGCGGCGTGGCCTGGTGTCCGTGGGTCCCGGCACACCACTGGCGCAGACGACGTTCCTGATGCGTACGAAGGGCGTCGCGCAGGTGCCGGTGACCACGGGCATGGCGCAGATCCATGGGGTGGTCACCTGGGGTTCTGTCGCCAAGATGTACGAGGCGGGCAAGCAGCCGACGCTGGACAACGCGATGGAGAAGGACTCCCTTCCGGTCGCCGACACCCGTCAGGAGTTCTTCTCCGCCCTGCCGGTCATCCGCGAACACGGCTACCTCCTGGTCCGCGGCGACGACGGCTGTCTCTCGGGGCTCGTCACCGCCGCGGACGTCACGGACCGTTTCGAGGGCGCGGCACGGCCCTTCTTCATCGTCGGGGAGATCGAGTCCCTGCTGCGCCGCTGCCTGGGCGCGGCCTTGGATAAGGAGACCATCAAGGCCGTCCAGACGAACAAGAAGCCCGAGCACCGCACCGGCCAGGTCTCCGACCTCATGTTCGGCGACTACCTGAGGCTCCTGGACGGGGACCAGACGAAGACGTCGCTGGCCGAGGCCGCCGACGCCAACTGGGAAGCCCTGAAGTGGCCCAACATGCCCAGGGAGCAGTTCATCGGCCGCCTGAAGCGAGTGAAGGACATTCGCAACCGGATCGCCCACTTCGACGAGAAGCCGCTTCCGCAGGAGATGATCGACGAGCTGACGACCTTCGCGAAGCTGTTGCGGGCGTTCGTGAGCTGA
- the pglZ gene encoding BREX-2 system phosphatase PglZ, with protein MTDTVTVAPGAVRLNTATVTQYLSSQSSLAASLAGDGRGRRRVVLLRSAPQWDGPAEPAWGEGRTAGVAVAPSPLAVHELVIEHLAGRRPGPAVLVVLTDREQNELDPAILARVHKLRIDTVDSWDVVREAFGARQIDPRLKDVNWAAEALLDATPPGGWPPVPGGWLSRQYALTALAQRRLRLGRYDTEGGAWRLGDDRLDAQTLLHWSTRPGAPERLLGLRGPERAGLTAFLGEEDQAGPAGRALLALVDAERGADAAAFGLVCAALWQHAEPAPETYQARGRAERYFGDQPPAVGEQLDTLVAAFGRFAEEYVTTLLAAGHRNGGADADQAREARRTTGIVLDRADVLARQFGAQTAVAASPVLRGGLEARFTAVGHALAAGDTAAASEAVRRLADHRLATDPEESARIERARMGQRLARWLATDPPVEMPTVADAIQRHIAETSWADLALEHIEAGGDPDPVLKAAYDTLGTRVRDRRRQIDAAFARSLAAWTEAGTQPGGMLTVETFLDRVVGPVVRREAERRVLLLVLDGMSAAIANELGEELRRSWAEFDPLSEGEPHRRAMAAALPTVTAVSRTSLFSGTLTKGTQADEKRLFPALKLWGGAPAAVFHKDDLRTETAGDTFGPALTEALADGRTHVAVVLNAIDDRLAKEQKLGDGAWRVDDVPGLRDLLGVAAAQGMAVIVTSDHGHVVDRHGTKLDAVAEPASARHRLPGDGPLAEQEIALSGPRVVAPEPGASIVALWDADSRYTALKAGYHGGASLAEFTIPVLAFLRFGAEPPKGWRELGDQRPVWWAPEEAGRPLPDQQAAQTAGAAAKKGTAKPRKKQPEPGTLPDALFDVALTTGGDDALLTPTAVSRTEALVTALLDSETYQAQLEGLARKPQQEPVHKALAALLDAGGTLPVTALAQRAGMPTTRGDGFAAVLRQLLNYDGVQVLETLPDGRTLRLHEALLREQFALRAA; from the coding sequence ATGACGGACACCGTCACTGTCGCCCCGGGCGCCGTACGGCTGAACACCGCGACCGTCACCCAGTACCTGTCCTCGCAGTCCTCTCTCGCCGCCTCCCTGGCGGGGGACGGCCGGGGCAGGCGCCGCGTCGTGCTGCTGCGGTCCGCGCCCCAGTGGGACGGCCCCGCCGAACCCGCCTGGGGCGAGGGCCGGACGGCCGGTGTCGCGGTGGCCCCCTCGCCGCTCGCCGTTCACGAACTCGTCATCGAGCACCTGGCGGGCCGGCGCCCCGGCCCCGCCGTCCTGGTCGTCCTCACCGACCGGGAGCAGAACGAACTCGACCCGGCGATCCTCGCCCGCGTCCACAAACTGCGCATCGACACGGTCGACAGCTGGGACGTCGTCCGTGAGGCGTTCGGCGCCCGGCAGATCGACCCGCGCCTCAAGGACGTCAACTGGGCCGCCGAGGCGCTACTCGACGCCACCCCGCCCGGCGGCTGGCCGCCCGTGCCCGGCGGCTGGCTGTCGAGGCAGTACGCCCTGACCGCACTCGCCCAGCGCCGTCTGCGTCTTGGCCGCTACGACACCGAGGGCGGCGCGTGGCGCCTCGGCGACGACCGGCTCGACGCGCAGACCCTGCTGCACTGGTCGACCCGGCCCGGCGCCCCCGAACGGCTGCTGGGTCTGCGCGGCCCCGAGCGCGCCGGACTGACCGCCTTCCTCGGCGAGGAGGACCAGGCCGGCCCTGCCGGACGCGCCCTGCTCGCCCTCGTCGACGCCGAACGCGGCGCGGACGCCGCCGCCTTCGGTCTCGTGTGCGCGGCCCTGTGGCAGCACGCCGAGCCCGCCCCGGAGACGTACCAGGCCCGTGGCCGCGCCGAACGCTACTTCGGCGACCAGCCGCCGGCAGTGGGCGAACAACTCGACACTCTGGTGGCCGCCTTCGGCCGGTTCGCCGAGGAGTACGTGACCACGCTGCTGGCGGCCGGACACCGCAACGGCGGCGCCGACGCCGACCAGGCTCGCGAGGCACGCCGCACGACCGGCATCGTGCTCGACCGGGCGGACGTACTGGCCCGCCAGTTCGGGGCGCAGACAGCCGTCGCGGCGAGCCCCGTTCTGCGCGGCGGACTCGAGGCCCGGTTCACCGCCGTCGGCCACGCCTTGGCGGCGGGTGACACGGCGGCGGCGTCGGAGGCCGTACGGCGCCTGGCGGACCACCGGCTCGCCACCGACCCGGAGGAGTCAGCCCGCATCGAACGCGCCCGCATGGGGCAGCGCCTCGCCCGCTGGCTGGCCACCGACCCGCCCGTCGAAATGCCCACCGTCGCCGACGCCATACAGCGGCACATCGCCGAGACCAGCTGGGCGGACCTCGCTCTGGAGCACATCGAGGCCGGTGGCGACCCGGACCCGGTGCTGAAGGCCGCCTACGACACCCTCGGCACACGCGTCAGAGACCGGCGGCGGCAGATCGACGCGGCCTTCGCACGCTCACTGGCCGCCTGGACGGAGGCCGGCACCCAGCCCGGAGGCATGCTCACCGTCGAGACCTTCCTCGACCGCGTCGTCGGACCGGTGGTGCGGCGCGAGGCGGAGCGACGGGTGCTGCTGCTCGTCCTCGACGGCATGAGCGCGGCCATAGCGAACGAACTCGGCGAGGAACTGCGCCGTTCCTGGGCGGAGTTCGACCCGCTGTCCGAGGGCGAGCCGCATCGTCGGGCGATGGCGGCGGCATTGCCCACCGTGACGGCCGTGTCCCGCACCTCGCTCTTCTCGGGCACGCTGACGAAGGGCACCCAGGCCGACGAGAAGCGGCTCTTCCCCGCACTGAAGCTGTGGGGCGGGGCCCCGGCAGCGGTGTTCCACAAGGACGACCTGCGCACCGAGACCGCGGGCGACACCTTCGGCCCGGCGCTCACGGAAGCGCTCGCCGACGGCAGGACCCATGTCGCCGTCGTCCTCAACGCCATCGACGACCGCCTCGCGAAGGAACAGAAGCTCGGCGACGGAGCCTGGCGGGTGGACGACGTCCCTGGCCTTCGCGACCTGCTGGGGGTGGCGGCGGCGCAGGGCATGGCCGTCATCGTCACCAGTGACCACGGCCATGTCGTCGACCGGCACGGCACCAAGCTCGACGCCGTCGCCGAGCCCGCGTCCGCCCGACACCGCCTGCCCGGCGACGGTCCACTCGCCGAACAGGAGATCGCCCTCTCCGGGCCGCGCGTGGTCGCGCCCGAGCCCGGCGCGTCCATCGTCGCCCTGTGGGACGCCGACTCCCGCTACACCGCCCTCAAAGCCGGCTACCACGGTGGGGCCTCCCTCGCCGAGTTCACCATCCCGGTGCTCGCCTTCCTGCGGTTCGGGGCGGAACCGCCCAAGGGGTGGCGGGAGTTGGGGGACCAGCGGCCGGTCTGGTGGGCTCCGGAGGAGGCGGGGAGACCGCTCCCGGACCAGCAGGCGGCCCAGACGGCCGGCGCGGCTGCGAAGAAGGGGACCGCGAAACCCCGGAAGAAGCAACCCGAACCCGGGACGCTGCCCGACGCGCTCTTCGACGTGGCACTGACCACGGGAGGAGACGATGCCCTGCTCACCCCGACCGCCGTCTCGCGGACCGAGGCACTCGTGACGGCGCTGCTCGACTCGGAGACATACCAGGCACAGCTCGAGGGTCTGGCCCGCAAACCGCAGCAGGAACCGGTCCACAAGGCCCTCGCCGCCCTGCTCGACGCGGGCGGCACCCTGCCGGTGACCGCACTCGCCCAGCGTGCGGGCATGCCCACCACCCGGGGCGACGGCTTCGCCGCCGTCCTACGCCAACTCCTCAACTACGACGGCGTACAGGTGCTGGAGACCCTGCCGGACGGGCGCACGCTGCGGCTCCATGAGGCGTTGCTGCGCGAACAGTTCGCCCTCCGCGCGGCCTGA
- a CDS encoding phage resistance protein translates to MAQQPLLRDVIDIKESISTSDFVLSLAEATTPEGAEHALKDYVVTERLLENFDEALKLIKSSLDGHRSKAAYLHGSFGSGKSHFMAVLYALLSGDPAARARTEFDPVLTKHEWLTTDGKKFLLVPYHMLGAKALEQRVLGGYVTHVKKLRPDAPTPQVYRTDSLFADIRAMRANMGDEAVIRGLGTSDADDGEEDEWGEGFAWTPQLLDTALAAEENHEAGTPLDLRNPSTPAELRAKLVNDASTNLLPGFAKNAVEDEHGFISLDAGLSVIAEHAKSLGYDGLILFMDELILWLATLIHDQKFVAREASKITNFVEGGDARRAIPVVSFIARQRDLRELVGEEVSGAAESSIQDTLNLASGRFDKITLEDRNLPQIAHARLLKPKDAEAERLVDAAFEQTKRVGTQVWDTLLGSEKGTTGADAESFRLTYPFSPAFMDTLVHISSALQRSRTGLKLMGQLLADHRNEIRLGQLIPVGDLYPVIAEGGDKPFTDSLKVVFEAADKLYKTKLRPYLLSSYDITEDDVEQYLNRPEAITDPQRANRCRMFVGDNRLVCTLLLSALAPSVPALAELTIRRLGALNHGSVLAPIPGAEVGIIKNKVAEWAARFPEIKETGTDANPGVRLELSGVDVDSVIANAQVNDNPGNRAALARRLLSEELGVEHGQLSDQLSFTWRGTARTAEIVFGNVADEDELPDHDLMPQEDGHWRIAIDLPFDEGEWGPVEDVNRIRRLRERQQGERSRTVAWLPAHLSAQRFADFRRLVVIDKALADEHRFDTQYAGHLNADNRSRAKGLLETQREALLKQVKGAFKQAYGLAQKQAADVVPDFDDHLVALPDVDSLTLSFGQSLHDGIRHVAGKLLAHQYPAHPDLDPEATGIAVKPIDTKKVFTHVRAAAEARDGRVEVPAADRKLMQRIAGPLRLGQQKEAYFELSRYWADHFRQLASAQGVTGDLSLITLTDWTDRPDPRGLPDFLARLVVAAFAEMDDRVWVRGGTVLDPAPELSAIRDHDALRSQPLPAETDWDTARQRFETIFGQKAPALRRGRMVNQFARQIIEAARTHRDHAADLVHQLEAHASFLGLDQTADTGRLALARRSLQLLDALTAEAGKGAAGAKKTVEALASFDLGQTSADRYGTSIKQARGVAEAVASAPWSTLELAAGLGPEGEALLDSLRNVARDDQRTADLRDALTRTQREVVALVKRSQAAAQPSAPVAPPQPTAGDLSLDTPTSDPRIPYTPQQTPTPSSGSGPARKSGGRRTTAARAAADLQAELSELAARHPDATIEITWQVVE, encoded by the coding sequence ATGGCGCAGCAGCCCCTCCTCCGCGATGTCATCGACATCAAGGAGTCCATCTCCACCTCGGACTTCGTGCTGTCCCTCGCCGAGGCGACGACACCCGAGGGCGCCGAGCACGCGCTCAAGGACTACGTGGTCACCGAGCGGTTGCTGGAGAACTTCGACGAGGCGCTGAAGCTCATCAAGTCCTCGCTCGACGGGCACCGCTCCAAGGCCGCCTACCTGCACGGCTCGTTCGGTTCCGGTAAGTCGCACTTCATGGCCGTGCTGTACGCGCTGCTCAGCGGCGACCCGGCCGCCCGCGCCCGTACCGAGTTCGACCCGGTGCTGACCAAGCACGAGTGGCTGACGACGGACGGCAAGAAGTTCCTGCTCGTGCCGTACCACATGCTCGGCGCGAAGGCCCTCGAACAGCGCGTGCTCGGCGGATACGTCACGCATGTCAAGAAGCTGCGCCCGGACGCCCCGACCCCGCAGGTGTACCGGACCGACTCCCTCTTCGCCGACATCCGCGCCATGCGCGCCAACATGGGCGACGAGGCCGTCATCCGAGGGTTGGGAACCAGCGACGCGGACGACGGCGAAGAGGACGAGTGGGGCGAGGGCTTCGCCTGGACCCCGCAGCTCCTGGACACCGCACTTGCCGCCGAGGAGAACCACGAGGCCGGCACCCCGCTCGACCTCCGCAACCCCTCCACCCCGGCCGAGCTGCGCGCCAAGCTGGTCAACGACGCCAGCACCAACCTCCTGCCCGGCTTCGCCAAGAACGCCGTCGAGGACGAGCACGGCTTCATCTCCCTCGACGCCGGTCTGTCCGTCATCGCCGAGCACGCCAAGTCGCTCGGCTACGACGGCCTGATCCTGTTCATGGACGAGCTGATCCTCTGGCTCGCCACCCTCATCCACGACCAGAAGTTCGTGGCCCGCGAGGCCAGCAAGATCACGAACTTCGTGGAGGGCGGCGACGCCCGCCGCGCCATTCCCGTCGTGTCATTCATCGCCCGCCAGCGCGACCTGCGCGAACTCGTCGGCGAAGAAGTCTCCGGTGCTGCGGAGTCGTCCATCCAGGACACCCTGAACCTGGCATCGGGTCGCTTCGACAAGATCACTCTGGAGGACCGCAACCTCCCGCAGATCGCCCACGCCCGCCTCCTCAAGCCCAAGGACGCCGAGGCGGAACGGCTCGTCGACGCGGCCTTCGAGCAGACCAAGCGGGTCGGCACCCAGGTGTGGGACACCCTGCTCGGCTCGGAGAAGGGCACGACCGGCGCGGACGCGGAGTCGTTCCGGCTGACGTACCCGTTCTCGCCGGCCTTCATGGACACCCTCGTCCACATCTCGTCCGCGCTGCAGCGCTCCCGTACGGGTCTGAAGCTGATGGGCCAGCTCCTCGCCGATCACCGCAACGAGATCCGCCTCGGGCAGCTCATCCCGGTCGGTGACCTCTACCCGGTGATCGCCGAGGGCGGCGACAAGCCGTTCACCGACAGCCTGAAGGTCGTCTTCGAGGCCGCCGACAAGCTCTACAAGACCAAGCTGCGGCCGTACCTGCTCAGTTCGTACGACATCACCGAGGACGACGTCGAGCAGTACCTCAACCGGCCCGAGGCCATCACCGACCCGCAGCGCGCCAACCGCTGCCGCATGTTCGTCGGTGACAACCGGCTCGTGTGCACCCTGCTGCTGTCCGCGCTCGCGCCCAGCGTGCCCGCGCTGGCCGAGCTCACCATCCGGCGGCTCGGCGCGCTCAACCACGGGTCCGTCCTCGCTCCCATCCCGGGCGCCGAGGTCGGCATCATCAAGAACAAGGTCGCGGAGTGGGCGGCCCGGTTCCCTGAGATCAAGGAGACCGGCACCGACGCCAACCCGGGCGTACGGCTTGAACTCTCCGGCGTCGACGTGGACTCGGTCATCGCCAACGCCCAGGTCAACGACAACCCGGGCAACCGGGCCGCGCTCGCACGCCGCCTGCTGTCCGAGGAACTGGGCGTTGAACACGGCCAGTTGAGCGACCAGCTCAGCTTCACCTGGCGTGGTACCGCCCGCACCGCCGAGATCGTCTTCGGTAACGTCGCCGACGAGGACGAGCTGCCCGACCACGACCTGATGCCGCAGGAGGACGGCCACTGGCGTATCGCCATAGACCTCCCCTTCGACGAGGGGGAGTGGGGTCCCGTCGAGGACGTCAACCGGATCCGGCGGCTGCGTGAGCGCCAGCAGGGCGAGCGGTCCCGTACCGTCGCCTGGCTGCCCGCCCACCTGTCCGCGCAGCGCTTCGCCGACTTCCGGCGCCTCGTCGTCATCGACAAGGCCCTCGCCGACGAGCACCGCTTCGACACCCAGTACGCCGGCCACCTCAACGCCGACAACCGCAGCCGCGCCAAGGGCCTCCTCGAAACCCAGCGCGAGGCCCTGCTCAAGCAGGTCAAGGGCGCCTTCAAGCAGGCCTACGGCCTCGCCCAGAAGCAGGCCGCCGACGTCGTCCCCGATTTCGACGACCACCTCGTCGCGCTGCCCGACGTGGACAGCCTCACCTTGTCCTTCGGGCAGAGCCTGCACGACGGCATCCGCCATGTCGCGGGCAAGCTGCTCGCCCACCAGTACCCGGCGCACCCCGACCTCGACCCCGAGGCCACCGGTATCGCCGTCAAGCCGATCGACACGAAGAAGGTCTTCACCCACGTCCGGGCCGCCGCCGAAGCCCGTGACGGACGGGTGGAGGTCCCGGCCGCCGACCGCAAACTCATGCAGCGGATCGCCGGGCCCCTGCGGCTTGGGCAGCAGAAAGAGGCGTACTTCGAGCTGTCCCGCTACTGGGCCGACCACTTCCGCCAGCTCGCCAGCGCCCAGGGCGTCACGGGGGACCTGTCCCTGATCACCCTGACCGACTGGACGGACAGGCCCGATCCGCGCGGCCTGCCCGATTTCCTCGCCCGGCTCGTCGTCGCCGCCTTCGCCGAGATGGACGACCGGGTGTGGGTGCGCGGCGGCACCGTACTCGACCCCGCGCCCGAACTGTCCGCGATCAGGGACCATGACGCGCTGCGCAGCCAGCCGCTGCCCGCCGAGACCGACTGGGACACGGCACGCCAGCGCTTCGAGACGATCTTCGGGCAGAAGGCACCCGCCCTGCGGCGCGGCCGGATGGTCAACCAGTTCGCCCGCCAGATCATCGAGGCCGCCCGCACCCACCGGGACCACGCGGCCGACCTCGTGCACCAGTTGGAGGCCCACGCCTCCTTCCTCGGTCTCGACCAGACCGCCGACACCGGACGACTCGCCCTCGCCCGCCGCTCCCTGCAACTGCTGGACGCGCTCACGGCGGAGGCCGGCAAGGGCGCGGCCGGGGCGAAGAAGACCGTGGAGGCCCTCGCCTCCTTCGACCTGGGCCAGACCAGCGCCGACCGGTACGGGACCTCCATCAAGCAGGCCCGCGGCGTCGCGGAGGCCGTCGCCTCCGCGCCCTGGAGCACCCTGGAGCTCGCCGCCGGACTCGGCCCCGAGGGCGAGGCCCTGCTCGACTCGCTGCGCAACGTGGCCCGCGACGACCAGCGCACCGCGGACCTGCGCGACGCCCTGACCCGCACCCAGCGCGAAGTCGTCGCCCTGGTCAAGCGCAGCCAGGCCGCCGCCCAGCCGTCCGCGCCCGTCGCGCCTCCTCAGCCCACGGCGGGCGACCTGTCCCTCGACACGCCGACCAGCGACCCGCGTATTCCGTACACCCCGCAGCAGACACCCACTCCGAGTTCGGGCAGTGGGCCCGCGCGGAAATCCGGTGGCCGCCGTACGACCGCGGCCCGAGCCGCCGCCGACCTCCAGGCGGAACTGTCCGAGCTGGCCGCCCGCCACCCCGACGCGACCATCGAGATCACCTGGCAGGTCGTCGAATGA